The DNA sequence CGCCCGAAGTACGTTTCTCCGGTTTGGAATAGGGGCGCGAACGATGTTTTTCAGGCTTGATCCGCTCTTGTCCCGCCGGTTGAGCGGCATAAAAGAGGGCATAGGCAGGAACATTGCCCGCCTCGGGTATCAAGGTGGGAGGTTTATCGGGCTTGGCCGTGTCTACCTGGGGAATAGGCTCGGTTTTCTGGAAGGTGGTGGCAACCCGGGGAAACGGTATCTCCCCCGCCAAACGGTCCACCGGCACCTGCAAAGCGAGATAAATCAAGAAGATCAGGCCTGCCAGGGCGAAAACGCCGCAGCCGGCCAGGATATAGAGAAGTCTCTTTCTCCACAGTCCCTGTCGGGGATAAAAAGACAAATTCTTCCTGAAAATAGATGATCTCATTTCTTGCTTTTTCTCTTAACAAAGCGGCGTTTTGGAATGAGGTGCGTTCGGGTGATTTGAGTTTCGCAGCGTCGAGTTATTAGTCTAAAAACCGGATGCCCTGACCATCCTAAATAACCTTAATTTTCTGACCATACACTCATCAGTCTGGCCGAGCTTTCATAGTTTTCTTTTACATACCAACAATTGAATAGGAAGTCAACGACATTTTTCAAACTCATTATTTAACCTGTTTGGCCTTGTAAATTCAGTAAATTGGCTAAGTATATCACTTTCTTCGGAGCTGGGCCGCAGCTCTCTGACGATAGATCTCATACATCATGACCGCTCCGGCCGTCGCCGCGTTCAGTGAGCCGACCTGTTCCCCCGCCATCGGAATGGCCACGAGAAGATCACAAGCCTGCTTCACCCGAGGACGCAGCCCCTGCCCTTCGCCACCGATAACAAGGGCCAGGGGACCGGTGAGATCAACACCATAAAGGGTTTGAGAGGCCGTTGCTTCAGCCCCGATCACCCAGAGACCGATCTCTTTGAAATGGGTGATGGCCGTCGTGAGATTGGTCACTCGGCAGACAGGGAGATGCACCATGGCCCCGGCCGCGGCCTTGATCACCACCGAAGTTACCCCAACCGCCCGATCTTTGGGAATCAGCACCCCCTGCGCCCCCACGGCATAGGCGGTACGCAACAGATTGCCGAGATTCATCGGGTCTTGTATGCAATCGGCTACCACCAGCAGGGCGTTCCTATCCGCCTGTTGCAAACGCTGCAACATCTCAGGCTCTGCCATATACCGGTAGCCATGCGTCCGTGCAATGACCCCCTGGTGGTTGACCGGACCGACGAGACGCTTGATCCAGGTCTGGTCGGCCAGACGGAACCTCACCCCATATTTCTGAGCCAGGGCTTTGACTTCCTCAAACCAAGGCGCCCGCCGGCCCTTAACGACAATGACTTCTTCAACGGCGTTCCCTTCCCGCCGCAAGGCCTCCAGGACCGGATGCACGCCATAGATAAGTTTGCCTGAGTCTAAACTTTGCATGCAGTCAGCCTCTAGACAATAGAAAACGAGACCAAACCGATCAACAATCCTGAATATCCTCCCGAAAGCGATTAAACCCCGGACAACGGTAGGCGATTTTTTCCAGATCCGCTGCCGCCGCTATTTGCCCCGCTTTTTCATCGGTATAACCAACCTTAGCTGTCGTAAGGATTTGCATTAAACAGTCCTTAGGGTTTTCAATATCCTCAAGACTGCCCATGACTGGAGGAACATGTTGTCCAACAACATTACCAATAGCCCGTTCATCAGCAAGCAGCCAGGTTTCAATGGTCACTTTAATGACACAAAATTTAATCTTGAAGGGATATCTATGGCCTGCCAACTTATTTTGCAGCTTTTCTACAACTGTCTTAATGCATTCCTGATCCTGATCTCTTCGGAAATTTTCCAAAGGTTTACAGGCCGCTTGAGATATTTCTCTTGCAGTTGGATGAAGGTTGTCCCAACCTGGTTAGGGGGAGTTAAGACTCCTGTTATTTCCGGAAAATTATCGAAGACCGCCTGCTCTAAACGTCTGTATTCTTCCCGGTAGCCCGTCTGTAAGGTCAGCAGCCAGGCGGAGAGGTTGTCACCGTACTCATTCAGGAAAAACTGCTCGCTGATGGCGTTGGCCTGCCGCATGGCAAAGGGAATCAAACGATAAAATCGCCAAAAGGTGACATAGTTTTTAAGATACATGCCTTCCCAGCCAGGGACAGAATATTCTAAGAAAGATTTCGAGGTCATCTCTTTCTGTTCAAAAGCGATAGTCCCATCCGGGTGAAAACCTTGTCCACGACCTCCCATAAATGAAGCCAAGGTATAACTGCCAAAGTTGGATTCAGGCTCACATCGCTTCAGGCTCTCCTTTTCAACGGAAAAAGCTCCTGGCCCGGTTTTGGCGCTTCCGGTTAAAACCAATTCATATTGATACGTCCTGGGTGTCGCCTCCTCACCGACTGGGACCTGACATTCGATAAAAAAGCTCATTTCTCCGTCATCCAGACCCTTCCAGAGAATTTCGGCGAACCCACCTCGGTCATTCACTGCCGCAGAGAGACCGGAGGAGGCAATCTTATTAATAAACCTGAATACTTCGATAATATTGCTTTTTCCGGCATTATTAGGACCGACAAACGCATTGTTGAGACCCAATTCGAGACAAATGTTCCTGAGACTCAAATAGTTTTTAATTTTCAATGTCTTGATCATGTCGATAATACCTCGTTGGGTCTACCCTTCTCGGTCATATCATCTCTGGAAAATTACTTCCTTTGGGCGGGCCTTTTTTATCTTAGCTAAGAAATATTTACATAATGTTTGGCAATAGTCTCAGATTAGCTTTTTCTCTAACGATATGCTAATAATTTAAGTTGTTATCAAAATTAATTATTGTTTTGAGTTTTAAGTCTCTGATTTCGAGATCAAACCAAAAAGAAATATTTTCCCAACTCCAAACTCGAGACTCGATTATCTCCTGGCCAAACCAAACGGAGGCTGGCATGAGACCTGAAATCCTCAACTGAGAGTATAGCAGCATACTGGAGAAAAATATACTCCAACCCAAAAGCGTTCAGTATGCCGGGATTTATCCTGCATTTCTTTAACGTCGGCGGCGTGCTGACAGGATACAAAAGGAAACGATATGTGGAACATTCTAGAACTCAGCAACGAGGTGGGCAAATTATTCCTTGCCGCCATCATCGGTGGCATCATCGGTCTCGAACGGGAAACTCATGGCCAGGCCGCCGGCCTGCGCACCAATGTCTTGGTGTGCACCGGAGGCTGTCTACTCATGATGTTATCACTGCATATGGTGGAAATCTATCAATACTTGAATGTGAATGAATCCGTGGTTCGCTTAGACCCGGCCCGGATAGCTTCTTATGCCATTGCCAGCATGGGTTTCCTGGGCGCCGGTGCCATCATCACGGGTAAGGGAAACGTAAAAGGTCTCACTACTGCGGCAAGCATGTGGCTGGTCACCGCCATCGGCATGGCTATTGGCGCCAAGTACTATGCGCCAGCAGTGGCCAGCACGTGCCTCAGTCTGATAGTGCTCTACGGATTCCGCCGCATCAAGCGGCACCTGCCCACAGATGAACATACTCTTCTGACCATAAGGTTCAGCCAGGGACAGGATCTGTCAGATCAGATTAAATCCATTTTGAACAGAAGGGGTATTACCATCAATTTCAGCAACTGTCACCTCGATTACATGCAACATATTCTAACCTACAGGCTGCGTTTGCAGAGCAGAGTCGATATTCCCTGGATGGAGCTGGCCGCCGAAATGAAAGAAATAGGCCAGATGAAAGAAATAGGCTGGGAAGAGGCGGCGGTTCCTTAAAAGGAAAATTTAGTCGACCTATACCAAAGTCTTGATCCCGCCGTGAGCTATCTGGCCGGTTAGGCACGGCCCTCACTCATTTCAGGTCAGGTAGGCATGCAGCCCCGGCAGGAGGAAGCTAACGCCAAAGTAGGTAAATAACACCGCCAGAAAGCCCACTACTGCCAAGACTGCGACCCGTCGGCCCTGCCAACCCCGCACCAGACGGGCATGCAGAAATCCGGCATAGATGAACCAGGTAATGAGCGACCAGGTCTCTTTCGGGTCCCAGCTCCAGTAGCGGCCCCAGGCGGATTCGGCCCAGACTGCGCCGGTGAGGATGCCCAGTGTGAGCATGAAAAAACCGATGATGATAGCCCGATAAATCAGTTCATCCAGTTCTGGCAGGTTGATCCCGTACCCCTTTGTGTGAACCGACCCCTTGGATGCCCTTCTCTGGAAAAAAAAGAGGATCGCCACCCCGAAACCTAAGGCAAAAGCGGCATAGGCTAAAAAGCAGGTTACCACATGAATAATCAGCCAGTTGCTCTTGAGGGCCGGCATTAGGGGCATGATCTGGTTGGAATGCCCCCCAAAAGAGGCGTAGGCCAGTATTAAACACGCCAATGTCGCCGTAATGCCCCCCACATAATCACGCATCTGCCGTCCGAAAAACCCGTGCGAGACACAGATCACCGCCCAGGAAAAAAACAGCAGCGATTCATAAAAATTGGCCAAAGGTGCATGGCCGATGTCTAAATAGTATGATTCCACCCACCGCCAGAGGAAACTTACTGTGTGCAGCGCCCAGCCTAAATACGTGACCCCGCGAGCGAACCTATTGAGCGGAGCCTGTTGGAAGACGGCAGCCACCAGATACGTCAGACCGCCGGTGAAATACAACAGCACGACCCATCCCAACAGCTTGGAACTCATTGCCATTCCTTTAATTTGGCCTCCAGCCGGGCCAGACGTCGCTGAAAAGCGTACTTATGTCGATCTCCAACGCCGTGGATCGTTATTGTTAATTCCCCCGATTTCTGCGGTGCTAACGCTACTGCCCAACGCTGCCTCGGAGTGAACAGGGCCAGCCAGCACCCTGGCAGGATAAGCAGAAAACCCAAATATACCAGCCAGACGCCAGGGTCATATTTCACCAGCAAACCAGACCTGTAGGTGATCTCCACTTCCTCAACCGAGAAGATATGAGGCCCCGGCTGAGGCAATTGCTTCTGCGAACGATCCGCCAATACCCAGACGATGCGAGGATGCCCGGCAGCATCGGACCGGTAGGCCAGTTGCAGCGCCGGCCCCATGCCACCTAGATCAGGTTCCAGCCGCAGGACCATAACCATGCCCCGGCCATCCGGCAGCGGCAACCGCCGTCGCAAAGGAGCCTCTAAAACGAGATGCCTCCCCGCAACCTGCACCCCTAATTTCACGGCCGCCCTGGGAAGAGCCTCATAAGAAGACTGATAGAAAGATAATCCATCAAAAGCAACGGGATGGTTGACCCGACATACGGCTGAGTGATTCTCCTGTCCGGACTTCCGGAAAGTGAGATCGGAGCGAAACTCCCGTGGTGAACCATTCGGATAAAAGTCGACCTGGAAACGATCCAACCGTACGGTGAAATCCAGGGGCCGCGACCTGTCGGAATCACTCAACGCCAGTGTATTTGCACTCTGCCCTTCCAGGAGATCCATCCGCCCCTGGTACCCCCAGATACCGCCGATAACACCTCCCCCTACAATCACCATGATGCTCAGATGAATCAGGTAAGGGCCCAGACGCCCCCAACGCCCCCGCTGATACAGACGCCA is a window from the Desulfobacca acetoxidans DSM 11109 genome containing:
- the rlmB gene encoding 23S rRNA (guanosine(2251)-2'-O)-methyltransferase RlmB, with translation MQSLDSGKLIYGVHPVLEALRREGNAVEEVIVVKGRRAPWFEEVKALAQKYGVRFRLADQTWIKRLVGPVNHQGVIARTHGYRYMAEPEMLQRLQQADRNALLVVADCIQDPMNLGNLLRTAYAVGAQGVLIPKDRAVGVTSVVIKAAAGAMVHLPVCRVTNLTTAITHFKEIGLWVIGAEATASQTLYGVDLTGPLALVIGGEGQGLRPRVKQACDLLVAIPMAGEQVGSLNAATAGAVMMYEIYRQRAAAQLRRK
- a CDS encoding AAA family ATPase; the encoded protein is MIKTLKIKNYLSLRNICLELGLNNAFVGPNNAGKSNIIEVFRFINKIASSGLSAAVNDRGGFAEILWKGLDDGEMSFFIECQVPVGEEATPRTYQYELVLTGSAKTGPGAFSVEKESLKRCEPESNFGSYTLASFMGGRGQGFHPDGTIAFEQKEMTSKSFLEYSVPGWEGMYLKNYVTFWRFYRLIPFAMRQANAISEQFFLNEYGDNLSAWLLTLQTGYREEYRRLEQAVFDNFPEITGVLTPPNQVGTTFIQLQEKYLKRPVNLWKISEEIRIRNALRQL
- a CDS encoding MgtC/SapB family protein, which produces MWNILELSNEVGKLFLAAIIGGIIGLERETHGQAAGLRTNVLVCTGGCLLMMLSLHMVEIYQYLNVNESVVRLDPARIASYAIASMGFLGAGAIITGKGNVKGLTTAASMWLVTAIGMAIGAKYYAPAVASTCLSLIVLYGFRRIKRHLPTDEHTLLTIRFSQGQDLSDQIKSILNRRGITINFSNCHLDYMQHILTYRLRLQSRVDIPWMELAAEMKEIGQMKEIGWEEAAVP
- the ccsB gene encoding c-type cytochrome biogenesis protein CcsB, yielding MSSKLLGWVVLLYFTGGLTYLVAAVFQQAPLNRFARGVTYLGWALHTVSFLWRWVESYYLDIGHAPLANFYESLLFFSWAVICVSHGFFGRQMRDYVGGITATLACLILAYASFGGHSNQIMPLMPALKSNWLIIHVVTCFLAYAAFALGFGVAILFFFQRRASKGSVHTKGYGINLPELDELIYRAIIIGFFMLTLGILTGAVWAESAWGRYWSWDPKETWSLITWFIYAGFLHARLVRGWQGRRVAVLAVVGFLAVLFTYFGVSFLLPGLHAYLT
- the resB gene encoding cytochrome c biogenesis protein ResB, with amino-acid sequence MLSRLWDGLTSIRLALLSLLLLAVVAIIGTLLPQGQSWEFYQERFGDLLGELFWRLGLFDVYRSPLFLMIIGLFIVNLTACSLKRLPEALRVFQRRPELEVYKILPPRLQFTLPVHDKATSERMDKALRSILGCALEVQDQRTAWRLYQRGRWGRLGPYLIHLSIMVIVGGGVIGGIWGYQGRMDLLEGQSANTLALSDSDRSRPLDFTVRLDRFQVDFYPNGSPREFRSDLTFRKSGQENHSAVCRVNHPVAFDGLSFYQSSYEALPRAAVKLGVQVAGRHLVLEAPLRRRLPLPDGRGMVMVLRLEPDLGGMGPALQLAYRSDAAGHPRIVWVLADRSQKQLPQPGPHIFSVEEVEITYRSGLLVKYDPGVWLVYLGFLLILPGCWLALFTPRQRWAVALAPQKSGELTITIHGVGDRHKYAFQRRLARLEAKLKEWQ